The segment TCGAGTTCATCTTTGAGCGGTGACGTCATGAACGTGACACCGTCGCCAAATCCGGCGTAGGTGGCGGAACTATCGAGGGACTGCGACGCCGTCGACAGCGTGTGCGTCTCGGCATCCAGGTAGTATTTCGTCCATTGGGTCCGGGCGAGCGGCCATTCGTTTTCATGGCGCTTAACGAACGTGCCGTCGGCGTGCCGGACCTGAAGCTGGACCCTTGGTTGTTCGGCCCAGCCTGTGTCTTCGTCCTTGAGATAGTGGCCAAAGAACTTCTTCTGTAGCTCAACACCGTAATCCGTGTAGTACTCGGTCCAGTGCTCGATTCCATGCACTTCAAGGTATTTTTCAGCTGATCTGGCGCGCACGAAGCCTTCGAAGTTGCCACGTGGATGCAGGCCCTGGCCGCCCCAGTTTGCGGCAGACAGCATCGGCACCTCGACCTTGTCCCAATCGGGCATCCGTGATTGCCAGTATTCGTCCGTATCCAGGGTGTTTGAAACGCAATCGAAATCGAAATTCCGACGGTTCGTACCAAGCTCCTCTTCACTGAGCGTTGGCGGGCCGGAAACCAGTTCACCATTCATCCGCGAACGAAGCCCGTTCTCCCCACGACCGTGCTGCACCGAGTAGACTTGCGCTTCGGACCACGGCTTGGCGAAGCCATCGCAATAAATGCCGCCGTGCCGGCCCATGTCCCGATAGAAGTCGGCGGCCCCCTCCCATGGACAGATCGCCGCCAGGTGTTTCGGTTGCAGCGACGCGGTCTGCCACTGGTTCATCGCGTAGTACGATATGCCGGACAGTCCGACCTTTCCGTTCGACCATGGCTGGACTCCGGCCCAGTCGACACACAGCGCCTGATCCTTTGCTTCACGCGCCGACCAGATGTCGAGAACGCCCGGCGACCGGCCGGCCCCGCGCGAATCGACACGCACCACGACATAGCCGTCCGGAACCCACTTCTCGGGATCGACCACCTCC is part of the Alphaproteobacteria bacterium genome and harbors:
- a CDS encoding CocE/NonD family hydrolase, which codes for MRYRSAKIHAKTAKRDEDYLDEQSWTNFWDGMRIDWDVPIEMDDGLVLRCDVFRPVEDGKYAVIMSYGPYGKFLQFDDPVFGDQWRQMCEKHPDVPAGSTNKYQNWEVVDPEKWVPDGYVVVRVDSRGAGRSPGVLDIWSAREAKDQALCVDWAGVQPWSNGKVGLSGISYYAMNQWQTASLQPKHLAAICPWEGAADFYRDMGRHGGIYCDGFAKPWSEAQVYSVQHGRGENGLRSRMNGELVSGPPTLSEEELGTNRRNFDFDCVSNTLDTDEYWQSRMPDWDKVEVPMLSAANWGGQGLHPRGNFEGFVRARSAEKYLEVHGIEHWTEYYTDYGVELQKKFFGHYLKDEDTGWAEQPRVQLQVRHADGTFVKRHENEWPLARTQWTKYYLDAETHTLSTASQSLDSSATYAGFGDGVTFMTSPLKDELEITGPIAAKLWVSSETTNADLFVVVRAFTSDLQEIVFQGALDPCTPIAQGWLRVSHRKLDPDLSLPHRPYHTHDEEQPMTPGEVYEVDIEIWPTCIVLEPGTRLAFTVRGKDYVYPGKSSINLGMYENWTGSGPFTHDDPRDRPGDVFGADVTLHAGPERQAYVMLPVIPVA